A genomic segment from Variovorax paradoxus B4 encodes:
- a CDS encoding PDR/VanB family oxidoreductase codes for MSSPTLNALVHTMRYEADGIVSVEFRPASPETDFPAFEAGSHIDLHLPNGLVRSYSLCNPSSDRQRYVVGVLNDRKSRGGSRYVHQQLRVGMTLLISAPRNNFKLEEGADRSVLVAGGIGVTPIWCMLQRLVATAKPVELLYCARTRREAAFCDAIEALAREHAVPLTWHFDDEKGAPPDLATLLAGKGATSHYYCCGPTPMLDAFEKSCEKLGYANAHIERFAAVHVEAPSATQGCVVECAKSGRSVEVPPGKSILDSLIDAGLNPDHSCKEGVCGACETAVLEGEVDHHDGILTKIERASNKTMMICVSRCKGERLVLDI; via the coding sequence ATGTCTTCTCCCACGCTGAACGCCCTCGTGCACACCATGCGCTACGAGGCCGACGGCATCGTCAGCGTCGAGTTCCGCCCGGCTTCGCCCGAAACGGACTTTCCCGCCTTCGAGGCCGGCTCCCACATCGACCTGCACCTGCCCAACGGGCTGGTGCGCAGCTACTCGCTGTGCAATCCCTCGAGCGATCGCCAGCGCTACGTGGTCGGCGTGCTCAACGACCGCAAGAGCCGCGGTGGCTCGCGCTACGTGCATCAACAGTTGCGCGTGGGCATGACGCTGCTGATCTCGGCGCCGCGCAACAACTTCAAGCTCGAAGAGGGCGCCGACCGCTCGGTGCTGGTGGCAGGCGGCATCGGCGTGACGCCCATCTGGTGCATGCTGCAGCGGCTCGTGGCCACGGCCAAGCCGGTGGAGCTGCTGTACTGCGCGCGCACCCGCAGGGAGGCCGCCTTCTGCGATGCGATCGAAGCCCTGGCGCGCGAGCACGCCGTGCCGCTCACCTGGCACTTCGACGACGAAAAGGGCGCGCCGCCCGATCTGGCCACGCTGTTGGCCGGCAAGGGCGCCACCAGCCACTACTACTGCTGCGGCCCCACGCCGATGCTCGATGCCTTCGAGAAGAGCTGCGAGAAGCTGGGTTATGCCAATGCGCACATCGAGCGCTTTGCCGCGGTGCACGTGGAGGCGCCGAGCGCCACGCAGGGCTGCGTGGTCGAGTGCGCAAAAAGCGGCAGGAGCGTCGAGGTGCCGCCCGGCAAGTCGATTCTCGACAGCCTGATCGATGCCGGCCTGAACCCCGACCACAGCTGCAAGGAGGGCGTCTGCGGCGCCTGCGAAACAGCGGTGCTCGAAGGCGAGGTCGACCACCACGACGGCATCCTCACCAAGATCGAACGTGCGTCCAACAAGACCATGATGATCTGCGTCTCTCGCTGCAAGGGCGAGCGGCTGGTGCTCGACATCTGA
- a CDS encoding aromatic ring-hydroxylating oxygenase subunit alpha yields MTIAITPIAADPVDHLLEVGLKDLWYPICPSHFIKENPVSLRRLGRKIALWRDGEGVLHALEDRCPHRGAPLSQGVVLGDRLSCPYHGVEVRHDGVVTRVPGSPGCKLEGSQATRHFHVQERAGAVFLYNGKDPVDVPPPLVLPEQLTDDAEYSSFLCYTEWKGDYRYVLDNVMDPMHGTYLHKQSHSMAEGDSTAKFGIRQTDIGFVFEKEGQRNVNFDWTEWADTGIHWMRLEIPYPKTGGPGGNFIIVGAFSPIVKGMTATFFWRVRKLPPGWERDTWRFLYKNRLEARHWHVLEQDRVMLEEMEPDANQHENLYQHDLGIVRLRRHMRNLAQTQLAESAQATA; encoded by the coding sequence ATGACCATCGCCATCACTCCCATCGCCGCCGACCCGGTCGACCACCTGCTCGAAGTCGGCCTGAAGGACCTCTGGTACCCGATCTGCCCCTCGCACTTCATCAAGGAGAACCCCGTCTCGCTGCGCCGCCTGGGCCGCAAGATCGCGCTGTGGCGCGACGGCGAAGGCGTGCTGCACGCGCTGGAAGACCGCTGCCCGCACCGCGGCGCGCCGCTGTCGCAGGGCGTGGTGCTGGGCGACCGGCTCTCGTGCCCGTACCACGGCGTCGAGGTGCGCCATGACGGCGTCGTCACCCGCGTGCCCGGCAGTCCGGGCTGCAAGCTCGAAGGCTCGCAGGCCACGCGGCACTTCCACGTGCAGGAGCGCGCGGGCGCCGTGTTCCTCTACAACGGGAAGGACCCAGTCGACGTGCCGCCGCCGCTGGTGCTGCCCGAGCAGCTCACGGACGATGCCGAGTATTCGAGCTTCCTTTGCTACACCGAGTGGAAGGGCGACTACCGCTACGTGCTTGACAACGTCATGGACCCGATGCACGGCACCTACCTGCACAAGCAGTCGCATTCGATGGCCGAGGGCGATTCGACGGCCAAGTTCGGCATCCGCCAGACCGACATCGGCTTCGTCTTTGAAAAGGAAGGCCAGCGCAACGTCAACTTCGACTGGACCGAATGGGCCGACACCGGCATCCACTGGATGCGCCTGGAAATTCCGTACCCGAAGACCGGTGGCCCCGGCGGCAACTTCATCATCGTCGGTGCCTTCTCGCCGATCGTGAAGGGCATGACGGCCACCTTCTTCTGGCGCGTGCGCAAGCTGCCGCCAGGCTGGGAGCGCGACACCTGGCGCTTCCTGTACAAGAACCGCCTCGAGGCGCGCCACTGGCACGTGCTGGAGCAGGACCGCGTGATGCTCGAGGAGATGGAGCCCGACGCCAACCAGCACGAGAACCTGTACCAGCACGACCTGGGCATCGTCCGCCTGCGCCGCCACATGCGCAACCTCGCGCAAACGCAACTCGCGGAATCCGCGCAAGCCACGGCCTGA
- a CDS encoding recombinase-like helix-turn-helix domain-containing protein, which produces MQQDRYLQPHQARQRPATTYEDLLGDVIERAFADGIHDLAGLVQRLNDSGLATPGGQPWTEALYRKEMATLAG; this is translated from the coding sequence ATGCAACAAGACCGCTACCTGCAACCGCATCAGGCGCGCCAGCGCCCCGCGACCACCTATGAAGACCTGCTGGGCGACGTGATCGAGCGCGCCTTTGCAGACGGCATCCACGATCTCGCGGGACTGGTGCAGCGGCTCAACGACAGCGGCCTGGCCACCCCCGGCGGGCAGCCCTGGACCGAGGCGCTGTACCGCAAGGAAATGGCCACGCTGGCCGGCTGA
- a CDS encoding FAD-dependent monooxygenase, which produces MKTSESTIGIVGAGIGGLVAAIALRRAGHDVAVFEQAKQFARVGADINLTPNAVRALDGLGVGEAARVTAARPSHRISRTYDTGEETSRLEMADSAEQRYGAPQLTIHRADLLAALADMFPAERVALGKRAEKIAADEKGVSLSFTDGTGTRVGALLGADGIHSCVRTAMFGAESPRFTGIVAYRAVVPAERVAGVPNLGAFTKWWGPNPQSQIVTFPLNRGRDIFIFATTPQGTWHLESWTAPGSVDELREQYVDYHPEARALLDACDTVLKTALYERDPMPAWAAGRMALLGDAAHPMLPFMAQGAGMAIEDAVVLACHLEGVAMADVADALKGYEKARIARASQVQIGSRGNNWLREGGNADWVYGYDAWAVPLGAPAGATATA; this is translated from the coding sequence ATGAAGACAAGCGAATCCACCATCGGCATCGTCGGTGCGGGCATCGGCGGCCTGGTGGCGGCCATCGCGTTGCGGCGCGCCGGGCACGACGTGGCCGTGTTCGAGCAGGCGAAGCAGTTCGCCCGCGTCGGCGCGGACATCAACCTCACGCCCAATGCGGTGCGTGCGCTCGACGGCCTCGGCGTGGGCGAGGCCGCGCGGGTGACGGCGGCACGCCCTTCGCACCGCATCAGCCGAACCTACGATACCGGCGAGGAAACCTCGCGCCTGGAGATGGCCGATTCGGCAGAGCAGCGCTACGGCGCACCCCAGCTCACGATTCATCGCGCCGACCTGCTCGCCGCATTGGCAGACATGTTCCCGGCCGAGCGCGTGGCGCTGGGCAAGCGCGCAGAGAAGATCGCCGCCGACGAGAAGGGTGTGAGCCTCTCGTTCACCGATGGCACCGGCACCCGCGTCGGCGCGCTGCTCGGCGCCGACGGCATCCATTCGTGCGTGCGCACCGCGATGTTCGGCGCCGAGAGCCCGCGCTTCACGGGCATCGTCGCCTACCGCGCCGTGGTGCCCGCCGAGCGCGTGGCGGGCGTGCCGAACCTCGGCGCCTTCACCAAATGGTGGGGGCCGAATCCGCAGAGCCAGATCGTCACGTTCCCGCTCAATCGCGGCAGGGACATCTTCATCTTCGCAACCACGCCGCAGGGCACCTGGCACCTCGAATCATGGACCGCGCCCGGCAGCGTCGACGAGCTGCGCGAACAGTACGTGGACTACCACCCCGAGGCGCGCGCCCTGCTCGACGCCTGCGACACGGTGCTGAAGACCGCGCTGTACGAGCGCGACCCGATGCCGGCCTGGGCCGCAGGCCGCATGGCCTTGCTCGGCGATGCCGCGCACCCGATGCTGCCGTTCATGGCGCAAGGCGCGGGCATGGCCATCGAAGACGCGGTCGTGCTGGCCTGCCACCTCGAAGGCGTGGCGATGGCCGACGTGGCCGATGCGCTGAAGGGCTACGAAAAGGCCCGCATCGCACGCGCCAGCCAGGTGCAGATCGGCTCGCGCGGCAACAACTGGCTGCGCGAAGGCGGCAATGCCGACTGGGTCTATGGCTACGACGCCTGGGCCGTCCCGCTGGGCGCCCCCGCCGGCGCCACTGCCACCGCCTGA
- a CDS encoding Bug family tripartite tricarboxylate transporter substrate binding protein → MQRRLSLSLVFAALAAFAFASPAHAQSNAQKQLSSDRFTIVSPFPPGGPVDTLARVLSDGLAKRYGQAAVVENLVGAAGNIGIDKVKRAKGDGHTLLVVPAGNLTINPTLMPNFPFDIEKDFVPVTMLAKAPNVLVASPSSGIKSAKDLVAQAKAKPNTLSYASPGVGSGLHLAGELFKQQAGIDLLHVPYKGTAPALNDVLGGSVPLMFSNLPATMPFIKNGKLVALGVTEAVRSPAAPDIPTLAEQGIQGVAVTSWYGLLAPKGTPPAVVEQLAKDAAEMLAQPDVRERLKAQGMTDAAMKPAAFAAHIRDETAVWARIIKARNIVAE, encoded by the coding sequence ATGCAACGACGTCTTTCCCTCTCCCTTGTGTTCGCCGCGCTGGCGGCCTTCGCCTTCGCTTCTCCCGCGCATGCCCAGAGCAATGCGCAGAAGCAGCTCTCGAGCGACCGCTTCACCATCGTCTCGCCGTTCCCGCCCGGCGGCCCGGTCGACACGCTGGCCCGCGTGCTTTCCGACGGGCTCGCCAAGCGCTACGGCCAGGCCGCAGTGGTCGAGAACCTGGTCGGCGCGGCCGGCAACATCGGCATCGACAAGGTCAAGCGCGCGAAGGGCGACGGCCACACGCTGCTCGTGGTCCCCGCCGGCAACCTCACGATCAACCCCACGCTGATGCCGAACTTCCCGTTCGACATCGAGAAGGACTTCGTGCCCGTCACCATGCTGGCCAAGGCGCCCAATGTGCTGGTGGCCTCGCCGTCGTCGGGCATCAAGAGCGCGAAGGATCTGGTGGCGCAGGCCAAGGCCAAGCCCAACACGCTGTCGTATGCCTCGCCGGGCGTGGGCAGCGGCCTGCACCTGGCGGGCGAACTGTTCAAGCAGCAGGCCGGCATCGACCTGCTGCACGTGCCCTACAAGGGCACGGCGCCCGCACTCAACGACGTGCTTGGCGGCTCGGTGCCGCTGATGTTCAGCAACCTGCCCGCGACCATGCCCTTCATCAAGAACGGCAAGCTCGTTGCGCTGGGCGTGACCGAGGCCGTGCGCAGCCCCGCCGCGCCCGACATTCCCACGCTGGCGGAGCAAGGCATCCAGGGCGTGGCCGTGACCTCGTGGTATGGCCTGCTGGCACCCAAGGGCACGCCGCCCGCAGTGGTCGAGCAGCTCGCGAAGGATGCGGCCGAGATGCTGGCCCAGCCCGACGTGCGCGAACGCCTCAAGGCGCAGGGCATGACCGACGCGGCCATGAAGCCGGCCGCGTTTGCCGCGCACATCCGCGATGAAACGGCCGTGTGGGCCAGGATCATCAAGGCCCGCAACATCGTGGCCGAGTGA
- a CDS encoding VOC family protein translates to MSVLGIDQITYGADDLPTCRRFFEDWGLALKSQAADELVFECLNGCKVVVAALDKADLPSAMEEGPTLREVVWGVESDADLDRYAAAIAQGPAFFDSTVDGARRIGCIDPNGLAVRLQVSRKHAVDVDCGAMNTWNAKPRINQPAPIYERATPIEVGHVVFFVSDVKATSAFYAQRFGFVSSDSYPNRGAFMRCAPEGGHHDLFLLQIPSGKRGLNHVAFTVRDIHEVFGGGLHFSRRGWETQLGPGRHPVSSAYFWYFKNPAGGLIEYYADEDQLTADWQPREFEPGPTVFAEWAVDGGLDGNTRRQKNAEGPKGAFLTEKK, encoded by the coding sequence ATGAGCGTACTTGGCATCGACCAGATCACCTACGGGGCAGACGACCTGCCCACCTGCCGCCGTTTCTTCGAGGACTGGGGCCTCGCGCTGAAGTCGCAAGCGGCCGACGAACTCGTCTTCGAGTGCCTCAACGGCTGCAAGGTGGTCGTCGCGGCGTTGGACAAGGCGGACCTGCCGAGCGCGATGGAAGAGGGCCCGACGCTGCGCGAAGTGGTGTGGGGCGTGGAAAGCGATGCGGACCTCGATCGCTATGCCGCTGCCATCGCGCAGGGCCCGGCCTTCTTCGACAGCACCGTCGACGGCGCCCGCCGCATCGGCTGCATCGACCCCAACGGCCTTGCCGTGCGCCTGCAGGTCAGCCGCAAGCACGCCGTCGACGTCGACTGCGGCGCGATGAACACCTGGAACGCCAAGCCGCGCATCAACCAGCCCGCGCCCATCTACGAGCGCGCGACGCCCATCGAGGTCGGCCACGTGGTGTTCTTCGTGAGCGACGTGAAGGCCACCAGCGCGTTCTACGCGCAGCGCTTCGGCTTCGTCTCGTCCGACAGCTATCCGAACCGCGGCGCCTTCATGCGCTGCGCGCCGGAGGGCGGGCACCACGACCTGTTCCTGTTGCAGATCCCTTCAGGCAAGCGCGGGCTCAATCATGTGGCCTTTACCGTGCGCGACATCCACGAAGTCTTCGGCGGCGGCCTGCATTTCTCGCGCCGCGGCTGGGAGACGCAACTCGGCCCGGGCCGGCATCCGGTGTCTTCCGCGTACTTCTGGTACTTCAAGAATCCGGCCGGCGGCCTGATCGAGTACTACGCGGACGAAGACCAGCTCACTGCCGACTGGCAGCCGCGCGAGTTCGAGCCGGGCCCGACGGTGTTTGCCGAATGGGCGGTCGACGGCGGCCTCGACGGCAACACCCGGCGCCAGAAGAACGCGGAAGGCCCGAAAGGCGCTTTCCTCACAGAGAAAAAGTGA
- a CDS encoding aldehyde dehydrogenase — MISSELLPICIAGEWRLGGGDVYESLYPATGEPIARLRAASLADVEEAITRADHAFRTSGWAQRLPHERAAVLHRAAQLIREESESLAQKQRLDNGKPINETRNLVASAAGTFQFFAAALETLEETITPSRGAFVTMSVHEPMGVVAAITPWNSPIASEAQKLAPALAAGNAVVVKPAEVTPLMALELARICEQAGVPKGIVSVLPGKGSVIGDAITQHPLVKRVSFTGGTTTGKHIAHIAADKMMPVSLELGGKSPTMVLDDADLDHAVNGVLYGIFSSSGESCIAGSRLFVARGIYDEFLTRLAEGANALRVGDPASERTQMGPLITARHREGIERYVDLGVSEGGRIRTGGVRPHGDGYDRGYFYKPTIIEGLGNSARISQEEIFGPVLVAMPFDDEESLIAQANDSVYALAAGVWSRDFKRAWKLGRAVQAGTVWVNTYKQFSVSTPFGGWRDSGLGREKGREGIFQYMEQKSMYWGTNDQPLPWALT, encoded by the coding sequence ATGATTTCTTCCGAACTTCTCCCGATCTGCATTGCCGGTGAATGGCGCCTGGGCGGCGGCGACGTGTACGAGAGCCTCTATCCCGCCACGGGCGAGCCGATTGCGCGCCTCAGGGCCGCGAGCCTTGCCGACGTCGAAGAGGCCATCACGCGTGCCGACCATGCCTTCCGCACCAGCGGCTGGGCGCAGCGCCTGCCGCACGAGCGCGCCGCGGTGCTGCACCGCGCGGCGCAGCTGATCCGCGAGGAAAGCGAAAGCCTCGCGCAAAAGCAGCGCCTCGACAACGGCAAGCCGATCAACGAAACGCGCAACCTCGTGGCGAGCGCCGCAGGCACCTTCCAGTTCTTCGCGGCCGCGCTCGAGACGCTGGAAGAAACCATCACGCCCTCGCGCGGCGCCTTCGTCACGATGAGCGTGCACGAGCCCATGGGCGTGGTCGCCGCCATCACGCCGTGGAACTCGCCGATCGCGAGCGAAGCACAGAAGCTGGCGCCCGCGCTGGCGGCCGGCAACGCGGTGGTCGTCAAGCCGGCCGAAGTCACGCCGCTGATGGCGCTGGAACTTGCGCGCATCTGCGAGCAGGCCGGCGTGCCGAAGGGCATCGTCAGCGTGCTGCCGGGCAAGGGCTCGGTCATCGGCGATGCGATCACCCAGCACCCGCTGGTCAAGCGCGTGTCGTTCACCGGCGGCACCACCACCGGCAAGCACATCGCGCACATCGCGGCCGACAAGATGATGCCGGTGTCGCTGGAGCTGGGCGGCAAGTCGCCGACCATGGTGCTCGACGATGCGGACCTCGACCATGCGGTGAACGGTGTGCTGTACGGCATCTTCAGTTCGTCGGGCGAGTCGTGCATCGCGGGTTCCAGGTTGTTCGTGGCGCGCGGCATCTACGACGAGTTCCTGACGCGGCTGGCCGAAGGCGCCAATGCGCTGCGCGTCGGCGATCCGGCCTCGGAGCGCACGCAGATGGGCCCGCTGATCACCGCGAGACACCGCGAGGGCATCGAGCGCTATGTGGACCTGGGCGTGTCCGAGGGCGGCCGGATTCGCACGGGCGGCGTACGCCCGCATGGCGATGGCTATGACCGTGGCTACTTCTACAAGCCGACCATCATCGAAGGCCTGGGCAACAGCGCGCGCATCAGCCAGGAAGAGATCTTCGGCCCGGTGCTCGTCGCGATGCCCTTCGACGACGAGGAGTCGCTGATCGCGCAGGCCAACGACAGCGTCTATGCGCTGGCCGCGGGCGTCTGGAGCCGCGACTTCAAGCGCGCCTGGAAGCTCGGCCGCGCGGTCCAGGCTGGCACGGTCTGGGTCAACACCTACAAGCAGTTCTCCGTCTCGACGCCGTTCGGCGGCTGGCGCGACAGCGGCCTCGGCCGCGAGAAAGGCCGCGAAGGCATCTTCCAGTACATGGAGCAGAAGAGCATGTATTGGGGCACGAACGATCAACCTTTGCCGTGGGCACTGACATGA
- a CDS encoding aspartate dehydrogenase, producing MTVLRVALIGCGAIGTSVLELLKGDTALAVVAVVVPEEGVAAAQKLVPDVQVASRVPASGIDLVVETAGHAAIEEHVLPALARGTPCIVASVGALSAAGLAEKLEAAAVAGRTQVQLIAGAIGAIDALAAARIGGLDSVRYTGRKPPQAWKGTPAEQGRDLDALTQETVIFEGSAREAAKLYPKNANVAATVSLAGLGLDKTMVRLIADPAIADNVHTVEAEGAFGSFALTMRNKPLAANPKTSALTVYSAVRALRNRAAALAI from the coding sequence ATGACCGTGCTGCGCGTTGCACTCATCGGCTGCGGTGCCATCGGAACCTCGGTGCTCGAACTGCTCAAGGGAGACACTGCCCTGGCGGTGGTGGCCGTCGTCGTGCCCGAAGAAGGCGTGGCCGCGGCGCAGAAGCTTGTGCCCGACGTGCAGGTCGCAAGCCGCGTGCCGGCTTCAGGCATCGACCTCGTGGTCGAGACGGCCGGCCACGCGGCCATCGAGGAGCACGTGCTGCCGGCGCTCGCACGCGGCACGCCCTGCATCGTCGCTTCGGTGGGCGCACTGTCGGCCGCGGGGCTGGCTGAAAAGCTCGAGGCCGCCGCGGTCGCCGGCCGCACCCAGGTGCAGCTGATCGCGGGCGCCATCGGCGCCATCGATGCGCTGGCCGCTGCCCGCATCGGCGGGCTCGACAGCGTGCGCTACACGGGCCGCAAGCCCCCGCAGGCCTGGAAGGGCACGCCGGCCGAGCAGGGGCGCGACCTCGACGCGTTGACCCAGGAAACCGTGATCTTCGAAGGCAGCGCACGCGAGGCGGCGAAGCTCTATCCCAAGAACGCCAACGTTGCGGCCACCGTGTCGCTCGCGGGGCTGGGGCTCGACAAGACGATGGTGCGGCTGATCGCCGATCCGGCCATCGCCGACAACGTGCACACGGTCGAAGCCGAGGGCGCCTTCGGCAGCTTCGCGCTGACCATGCGCAACAAGCCGCTCGCGGCCAATCCCAAGACCTCCGCACTCACCGTCTACAGCGCGGTGCGCGCACTGCGCAACCGGGCCGCGGCCCTGGCCATCTGA
- a CDS encoding thiamine pyrophosphate-binding protein gives MHNPNNNTVTVGAVVAAFLEQCGVKAAFGVISIHNMPILDAFAQRGAIRFVPARGEAGAGNMADAYARSTASLGVCLTSTGPAAGNIAGSLVEALTAGAPLLHITGQIETPYLDKGMSYIHEAPDQLTMLKAVSKAALRVRSVETVLGTLKRAVQLALTAPTGPVSVEIPIDIQSALTTMPADLSPLPIERPVPSAAALDALALRLAAARRPMLWVGGGARHAGAAIRRLQKLGFGVVTTTQGRGTVPEDDAGSLGSYNIHKPVEALYQRCDAMLVVGSRLRGNETLKYELKLPRPLLRIDADAAAEGRGYVTDQFVCGDSALALEGLADRLEAAQYKADPALLAELRAAHEQAVASLTDGLGPYAELVRELQAAAGRKFNWVRDVTVSNSTWGNRELRIFESSAGVHATGGGIGQGMPMAIGAAIGAAETGSGRKTFCLAGDGGFILNLGELATAVQEKADMVIVLMNDKGYGVIKNIQDAQYGGRRCYADLHTPDYAMLCASLALPHARVQRMDELKTKLGEALAKKGPFLLEIDMLSIGDFKSAFAGPPTNTVTQIPALGKAAASVA, from the coding sequence ATGCATAACCCCAACAACAACACGGTCACGGTCGGCGCAGTCGTCGCGGCCTTTCTCGAACAGTGCGGCGTCAAGGCGGCCTTCGGCGTGATCTCGATCCACAACATGCCGATCCTCGATGCCTTCGCGCAGCGCGGTGCGATCCGTTTCGTGCCGGCACGCGGAGAGGCCGGGGCCGGCAACATGGCCGACGCCTATGCGCGCTCCACGGCCAGCCTCGGCGTGTGCCTCACGAGCACGGGCCCGGCGGCCGGCAACATCGCGGGCAGCTTGGTCGAGGCGCTGACGGCCGGTGCGCCGCTCCTGCACATCACGGGGCAGATCGAGACGCCGTACCTCGACAAGGGCATGTCGTACATCCACGAAGCGCCGGACCAGCTCACCATGCTCAAGGCGGTGTCGAAGGCGGCGCTGCGGGTGCGCAGCGTCGAGACCGTGCTCGGCACGCTCAAGCGCGCAGTGCAGCTCGCGCTGACCGCGCCGACCGGCCCGGTGAGCGTGGAGATTCCAATCGACATCCAGTCGGCGCTCACGACGATGCCGGCCGACCTGTCACCACTGCCGATCGAGCGGCCCGTGCCTTCCGCCGCTGCGCTCGATGCGCTGGCCCTGCGCCTGGCTGCCGCCAGGCGCCCGATGCTGTGGGTCGGCGGTGGCGCGCGCCATGCGGGCGCCGCGATCCGGCGCCTGCAGAAGCTCGGCTTCGGCGTGGTCACGACCACGCAGGGCCGTGGCACGGTGCCCGAAGACGATGCGGGTTCGCTCGGCTCGTACAACATCCACAAGCCGGTCGAGGCGCTGTACCAGCGCTGCGACGCGATGCTGGTCGTCGGCTCGCGCCTGCGCGGCAACGAGACGCTCAAGTACGAGCTGAAGCTGCCGCGCCCGCTGCTGCGCATCGACGCCGACGCGGCTGCCGAAGGCCGCGGCTATGTCACCGACCAGTTCGTCTGCGGCGACTCGGCCCTCGCACTCGAAGGCCTGGCCGACCGCCTCGAAGCGGCGCAGTACAAGGCCGACCCGGCCCTTCTCGCCGAGCTGCGCGCCGCTCACGAGCAGGCGGTCGCCTCGCTGACAGACGGCCTCGGCCCCTATGCCGAACTGGTGCGCGAGCTGCAGGCCGCGGCTGGCCGCAAGTTCAACTGGGTGCGCGATGTCACGGTGTCGAACAGCACCTGGGGCAATCGCGAGCTGCGCATCTTCGAATCGAGCGCGGGCGTGCATGCCACGGGCGGCGGCATCGGGCAGGGCATGCCGATGGCCATCGGTGCGGCCATCGGTGCGGCGGAGACGGGCTCGGGCCGCAAGACCTTCTGCCTGGCCGGCGACGGCGGCTTCATCCTGAACCTCGGCGAACTCGCGACCGCGGTGCAGGAGAAGGCCGACATGGTGATCGTGCTCATGAACGACAAGGGCTACGGCGTCATCAAGAACATCCAGGACGCGCAGTACGGCGGCCGCCGCTGCTATGCCGACCTGCACACCCCCGACTACGCGATGCTGTGCGCATCGCTGGCCCTGCCGCATGCCCGCGTGCAGCGCATGGACGAGCTGAAGACGAAGCTCGGCGAGGCGCTGGCGAAGAAGGGCCCGTTCCTGCTCGAGATCGACATGCTGTCGATCGGCGATTTCAAGAGCGCCTTCGCGGGCCCGCCGACCAACACCGTGACCCAGATTCCGGCGCTCGGCAAGGCTGCCGCGTCGGTGGCGTGA
- a CDS encoding SDR family oxidoreductase: MTVMTMQSSHFFATDALAGRVAVVTGGSSGIGLATVELLLECGAAVALCGRNAERLDSAVAVLREKHPDARLFAQPCDVLDGPSVRAFAAASEAALGPASMLVNNAGQGRVSTFADTDDAAWTEELNLKFFSVINPTRAFLPQLAAQRMVHGDAAIVCANSLLARQPEPHMVATSAARAGLLNLVRSMATEFAPQGVRVNGILIGLVESGQWRRRFEAREDKSQDWAAWSGQLAQNKHIPLGRLGLPTEAARAILFLASPLASYTTGSHIDISGGLSRHA, translated from the coding sequence ATGACGGTCATGACGATGCAGTCTTCTCATTTCTTTGCCACCGATGCGTTGGCGGGCCGCGTGGCCGTGGTCACGGGCGGCTCCTCGGGCATCGGCCTGGCCACGGTCGAGCTGCTGCTCGAATGCGGCGCCGCGGTGGCGCTGTGCGGCCGCAACGCCGAGCGGCTGGACAGCGCGGTTGCGGTCCTGCGCGAGAAGCACCCTGACGCGCGGCTCTTCGCGCAACCCTGCGACGTGCTCGACGGCCCCTCGGTGCGCGCCTTCGCTGCCGCCAGCGAGGCCGCGCTCGGCCCGGCCTCGATGCTGGTCAACAACGCGGGGCAGGGGCGCGTCTCGACCTTCGCCGATACCGACGATGCGGCCTGGACCGAAGAGCTCAACCTGAAGTTCTTCTCGGTCATCAACCCGACGCGCGCCTTCCTGCCGCAGCTCGCGGCGCAGCGCATGGTGCACGGCGACGCCGCCATCGTCTGCGCCAACTCGCTGCTCGCGCGCCAGCCCGAACCGCACATGGTCGCCACGTCGGCCGCGCGCGCCGGCTTGCTGAACCTCGTTCGCTCGATGGCCACCGAGTTCGCGCCGCAGGGCGTGCGCGTGAACGGCATCCTGATCGGCCTGGTCGAGTCGGGCCAGTGGCGCCGCCGCTTCGAGGCGCGCGAAGACAAGTCGCAGGACTGGGCCGCCTGGAGCGGCCAGCTCGCACAGAACAAACACATCCCGCTGGGCCGCTTGGGGCTTCCGACCGAAGCCGCACGCGCCATTCTTTTCCTCGCTTCGCCCCTCGCGTCCTACACGACGGGCAGCCACATCGATATTTCAGGAGGCCTGTCGCGCCATGCATAA